From Oryzias melastigma strain HK-1 linkage group LG17, ASM292280v2, whole genome shotgun sequence:
TCATGAAAGCTCAAAGCTTCTCTGTTCTGATTCTGAGTTCCAACTCGCTGCACTGTGAGACGTGAAGTGAAAGTGTTCAGAAGTGTGTGTGAGATGGTTACAGTCGTGCATGAGCAGCACAGACTCAGTCTTTGTGATGGATGCAGGTGACATATCAGCTGAAGATCCTCACCACGGCGCTCTTCTCCGTCTCTATGCTGGGGAAGCGGCTCAGCCTCTTCCAGTGgctgtctctgctgctgctcatgGCCGGAGTCACTCTGGTGCAGGTACCTGACCCCACTCACCCCGCACTCCGCTCTGGCTGCTGACAGCACGCAGGCACTAATGCTTCAGCTCTCATGCAGTGGCCCACAGATTCAGAGGGGCACACCGAGGAGCAGAAGGTGCTGACAGCTGGCTCTCAGTTCGTGGGTGTCATGGCTGTGCTGATGGCCTGTATCTCCAGTGGTTTCGCTGGAGTTTACTTTGAGAAGATCCTGAAGGAGACGAAGCAGAGCGTGTGGGTTCGCAACATCCAGCTGGGTGAGTGAGGTCGAAGGAAACGGCTAGCATGGGAAAAtggagaagatttttttttaatccaattaaGTCCTTAGATCGGAACAGTTTTTCCCTCCAACATTCTATGGAAAAATGAAGCTAATTTAGTTCTTACTGTCTCTGTTTCTATTAGGTTTAATAATCTCTTCTTGTGATTTCTGCAGTGATAGCAGACGCATTCCCTCCATGAAAATGTGGATTAATGAATGACAGGACGGTTCTTTCAATTAAAGTCCCCCaatgacaactttttttattttaaaaaaatcgttcccattagtgttttaaaataattatgatgtttttaaccaaaaccctgcaacctaaatgtcttaaaaagctgtttttcatgttgatctgaagcctctgtttccaaaatctcctctgagggggcgtggcttttggagctccacccctgattATGATATGTGTcttgctagcataaatcttcaccgctgctacattaAAACATNNNNNNNNNNNNNNNNNNNNNNNNNNNNNNNNNNNNNNNNNNNNNNNNNNNNNNNNNNNNNNNNNNNNNNNNNNNNNNNNNNNNNNNNNNNNNNNNNNNNNNNNNNNNNNNNNNNNNNNNNNNNNNNNNNNNNNNNNNNNNNNNNNNNNNNNNNNNNNNNNNNNNNNNNNNNNNNNNNNNNNNNNNNNNNNNNNNNNNNNNNNNNNNNNNNNNNNNNNNNNNNNNNNNNNNNNNNNNNNNNNNNNNNNNNNNNNNNNNNNNNNNNNNNNNNNNNNNNNNNNNNNNNNNNNNNNNNNNNNNNNNNNNNNNNNNNNNNNNNNNNNNNNNNNNNNNNNNNNNNNNNNNNNNNNNNNNNNNNNNNNNNNNNNNNNNNNNNNNNNNNNNNNNNNNNNNNNNNNNNNNNNNNNNNNNNNNNNNNNNNNNNNNNNNNNNNNNNNNNNNNNNNNNNNNNNNNNNNNNNNNNNNNNNNNNNNNNNNNNNNNNNNNNNNNNNNNNNNNNNNNNNNNNNNNNNNNNNNNNNNNNNNNNNNNNNNNttaaaaggagaaatactcagaaaacaaaatgatttcttattacatttgttctctttcatcagaaaaatgccacatatacatgttaaaaactcaaaaaacaggatttaaggACTTTAAGATAAAATCACTGTAGCATGAATTAGAAAGAAAAGgcgtgaaaataaaaagtcaaactaaGCTTCTGTGTATAATATCTGACAAGttcaaatttagtatttttagatGCGTTTCCTTGAAGCTCCTTTGACCTccattgttcttttttgtgttgcttCTACAGCTTTTCTGTGAAgtacaaaagaaagaaactggTTTTTCAAGCTTGACAGACCTGTGTAAATGTGGAATTTCCAACAGTTCCTCTCAGCCTTCACTCACTTCAGCTGTTTCAGAAACACAACTGTTGAGAGCAGAAGGAGCTCAGACTTTCCTTCTGCTCGTGGAGCAGACATGTCAGTCAGACGGTGAACAGGTGAGAGCGGCGAGGGAACCCGCTTAGGTGTCTTCACGTTAGCAGGAGTGGCCTGGAAGGCAGAGAAAGAATGAGGTTGTTTGTCCTGTGAGGCCGCGTCAGCATCATTCGAGGTTGTTGGTGTGGATCAAAGCCGTCATCCGGCCCTTCTCTGTCTTTCAGGTTTGTTCAGCTTTGTGTTCGGCTTCGTGGGCATGTTGGTGTACGACCGCCACAGCCTGAGACAGGCCGGGATGTTTCAAGGCTACAACTCTGTCACCTGTGCTGTGGTTGTCCTGCAGGTAGGGTCCCTGCTCCCCCCTCCCCCGACTGCTTCTCAGTTTGAACTAAAATGTGAGCAGATCAACCCCAAACCTCTGTCTGCAGGCTGTGGGCGGGCTGGTTGTTGCCGTGGTGATAAAATATGCTGACAACATCCTCAAAGGATTCGCCACCTCACTGTCAATAATTGCATCCACGCTTATTTCCTATTTCCTGCTGGAGGACTTTCACCCTACAGGGTAATCCTGCCGAGTGCTGAGGCTGCAGCCTCCCGCTGACCTCCCTCTGAACCTCTGTCCTGCttctttcagggtttttttcctGGGCGCGCTGCTGGTCATTGCTGCCACCTTTCTTTACGGCTACGAGAGAAAACCTGCCAGCATCGGCGCCATCAAAGCATGAGCAGCCCCGCTCAGCGCAGGACTCTGGCACCAGGACATTTCAGGAAAAGTTGAACCGACTGCAGGGAGTGAATGAGCCTCTGTGCTGAAAGGACAGTGTGGGGCTGGATGTGACTCCTGAAACATGGACGCCGCAGAGATGTGCTCTGTGTTCACGTCTCTGCAGGAAAACGGACACTTGGAGAAACAGCAGGAGCTCCACATTAAACTGGTTTATCAGGTACTCGCGTTGAATTAAATGGAAACTGGGAATGAAGCTATAGGAAGAGGGGGGTGTAGGTCATGCTGACAATGTCAGAAAGGAGAGCGCAGCTTCCATCTAGTGGTGGAATGGGGAGCAGGACTGCTGCAAGGAGGAGGAGTTTACTTTGATGcacaatctttttgttttttaattgaaatatgaGATCAAAACGCCCTGAAAGGGATGCTGGGACCTTGCTGCTCTTTGATCAGGGTCTCCAAAGACTATTTTCATGGTATTTATATGCTAAATAAAGCTCTTTAATAAATGAGTGAATGAAAGTGTCTTTCATGCTGAGCTTGTCCTTGATCCTCTTTCACATCAGTGTTTGCACGTGAGTGTGCACGTTCACTATGCTCACACAGGAGTATTTTGAACTTATTTCTCAGCACCAGTTCCATCGCTCTATGGAAAACCAAAGCCGTCTCCACGGCAACAGATGTCTTAgtgtaggggtgtcaaactcaatcacacaaggggccaaaatccaaaacacaccttaagtcacgggccgaacaggataaacatttattgaacactctaaaactacatttttaaaactttaaaattgttattttttaacataattatgaactagatatatagaattatatgtgataatgctagtgtgaatgctttaagctgaatttggccgctgaagatgatttttatctggttaaataaaggttactactacatagctgaaaatgctgaagctgataaccaggaaaaattttagctaaatgccaaattagcctaacataaaaaaagtttagtcaaaacagctagcatgtagctaaaaaaatagctaagcttcaaaaaagtctaaaaaaaacttaagaaagcctaaattagcaaaaccaGCCTTCATTAGCTGAAGTATTTTCTCAActtcaaaaatgtctaaaaaactttaaaaaagcctaaattagccaaaacagctagcatgtagctgaaatattagctaaactccaaaaaagcctaaaaatcttagtaaatgtcaaaataatccatgaaactagcagaatgcaaatttttaaaacttcaaaactttaactttttaacataattatgaataataaaaagtcaggaatattattctagaataaatcaacttaaacattaaataactttcaatattttactctttataaaaatatattttgtcaaaatgatacaagttagaaattagcgcAAGATAGCATCGggtcattattaacaataaaaaaaataatctggagggccggatagaattacccggagggccttgactttgacacgtgtcaaGCAAACTTGGCTCTGATGGTTTGAAGCATTTCTCAATACAACTGTTTTCATCTACGACTGAAGACAGAGAAACTTTACGGAGAGTGTCTCCTGCAGAGAGACGCAGATGGAGCGTGAGTCATGGCTGCCCGTTGGGTGGAGGGCAAGACGGGAAGACAAAAAANNNNNNNNNNNNNNNNNNNNNNNNAAAGCATTCTCTGTGTTTATCTGCAGGAAATCAGCAGGGATTAACAGAAGACCTCCTGATCACTTCGGTTTAGGAAGATTGATGCAACTTTATTGGCAAAGTGAACTGAATAGTGCCACATC
This genomic window contains:
- the slc35a3b gene encoding solute carrier family 35 member A3b isoform X2; amino-acid sequence: MSVSDYSLQEMQQLLKEQIVKKPVETMKLAVPAGIYTLQNNLLYVALSNLDAATYQVTYQLKILTTALFSVSMLGKRLSLFQWLSLLLLMAGVTLVQWPTDSEGHTEEQKVLTAGSQFVGVMAVLMACISSGFAGVYFEKILKETKQSVWVRNIQLGLFSFVFGFVGMLVYDRHSLRQAGMFQGYNSVTCAVVVLQAVGGLVVAVVIKYADNILKGFATSLSIIASTLISYFLLEDFHPTGVFFLGALLVIAATFLYGYERKPASIGAIKA
- the slc35a3b gene encoding solute carrier family 35 member A3b isoform X1, with amino-acid sequence MLAAPVSPAHLKYVSLGVLVLQTTSLVLTMRYSRTLKEDGPRYLASSAVVSAEVLKMFACTVLVLVESNYSLQEMQQLLKEQIVKKPVETMKLAVPAGIYTLQNNLLYVALSNLDAATYQVTYQLKILTTALFSVSMLGKRLSLFQWLSLLLLMAGVTLVQWPTDSEGHTEEQKVLTAGSQFVGVMAVLMACISSGFAGVYFEKILKETKQSVWVRNIQLGLFSFVFGFVGMLVYDRHSLRQAGMFQGYNSVTCAVVVLQAVGGLVVAVVIKYADNILKGFATSLSIIASTLISYFLLEDFHPTGVFFLGALLVIAATFLYGYERKPASIGAIKA